Part of the Lathamus discolor isolate bLatDis1 unplaced genomic scaffold, bLatDis1.hap1 Scaffold_56, whole genome shotgun sequence genome, CAGGTCAGTGGGGGGGGATGACACCCTCCCCCCATTACCCCTCTATTTACCTCCCCATTACTCCCCAATTACCCCCCATTTACCCCCCAATTACCCTCTCTATTTACCCCCCCATTTACCCCCACCATTACCCCCTATTTACCCCCCTTacccccccattacccccattacccccccaTTTACCCCCCCCTATTTATCTCCCAATTACCAGCCTATTTACTCCCCCATTacccccccattaccccccaaTTAACCCCTCTACCCCCCAATTACCCCCCCATTTACCCCATTATCCCCCAATTACCCCCCATTTACCCCCCATTAGCCCCAATTAACCCCTCTATTTACCCCCCATTTACCCCCCCATTACCCCAATTACCCCTCTATTTACACCCCATTTACACCCCCAtttaccccattaccccccaaTTACCCCCCCTTTACCCCCCAATTAACCCCTCTATTTATCCCCAATTACACCCCATTTACCCAATTACCCTCCTATTTacccccccattacccccaatTAACCCCTCTATTTACCCCCAATTACCCCCCATTTACCCCCCCCTTTAccccccccatttcccccccccccattactGGGTGCTGAGGGGGTCCCCGTTGCAGCGGGTGACCGAGGGGCAGCAGGagaagctggagcagcagcactgggccaTGaccaagctgcagcagcagcaggagcacatcCTGCGCTTCACCTCCTGGGCGCTGGAGAGGGACAACAGCGCCgcgctgctgctctgcaggaggcTGGTGAGGACCTGAATCCCCCCGACCCATCACAGACCCCCCAACCCATCATAGACCCCCCCAACCCCATCACAGACCCATCATAGACCCCCCCAAATCCATCATAGACCCCCCAACCCATCCCAGCGCCGcgctgctgctttgcaggagGCTGGTGAGGACCTGAATCCTCCCGACCCcatcccaaccccatcccaACTCCATCTCAACTCCATCCCAACCTCATCCCAAATCCATCCCAACCCCATCATagacccccccaaacccatcTTAGACCCCACCAACCCCATCCCGACCCCATCCCGAATCcatcccaaccccatcccaacccatcccaaacccatcccaaccccatcccaAATCCATCCCAACCCCATCACAAACCCCCCAACCCTTCCCAAACCCATCCCAAACCcatcccaaccccatcccaAACCCATCAAAACCCTATCCCAACCCCATCCcaaacaccccccacccccccaacgCCATCCCaaccccccaaacccctccTACACCCCCCCTCCTTCACAGCCCCCCCCATCCTTCCCTTggatgccccccccccccacattGTCCCAACCcttgtgtgtgtccccccccagaTCTGCCTCCAGCTCCAAGGTGCCCTCAAGGCCATGGTGGAGCCTGTGGAGCCTCAGGGGGATATGAAATTCCAATGGGATCCCAGCGCCTGGACAGGAGCGCCGAGAGCTTCGTGAGACCATTgttgggtggggggggggggggcagcacccatgggtgcaccTGGACcccccccattgacaccccccccccccccccatcacagGCACCATCGTATCGGAGCGCagcctcccccccccacctccagcctcagcccccacagccctggggcatcacaggtacctctatggggggggggtttggcggggggggcagcacccatgggtgccccctttaacccccccccccttatatATCCCCTGCAGGGTGCCCCCCAAGCCACGGTGGTGAGCAAAGGGCAGCCCAGCCCCATAGCGCAAGGCAGCCCAGCCCCCCCAATGGGGCtgaggaggggctggggggcCCCCCCCACTTCAGGGTCCCCTTGGGGGGCAGGGTTTGGGGTGCCCCAACCtgtcccccccccacctttaCCCTGAGATGGCCGAGAGCGGTGGGGACACGGAGCTGGgtgagttgggggggggggcacaaaaagtggggggggcagaggaggaggaaggctctGATGGGGGTTTCTTCAGCAGCCAGTGGCCCCCCGAAGCTGCTGGCACCAGAAGGAAGAGGTgagtgatggggggggggacgacGACCTTGGGCTTGTCCCTGTGTCCCTACAGGTGACAGTGACCCCATGTCCCTATAGGTGACCCTGTCCCCATGTCCCTATAGGTAACCCTGTCCCTATATCTCTATAGGTGACTCTATTCCTATAGGTGACCCTATTCTCATATCCCTGTAGGTGACCCTGTCCCCATGTCCCTATAGGTAACCCTGTTCCTATATCCCTGTAGATGACTCTATCCCTATATCCCTATAGGTGACCCTGTCCCATGTCCCTATAGGTGAACTGTCCCTATATCCCTATAGTTGACCCTGTCCCTATATCCCTATAGGTGACCCTATCCCCATGTCCCTATAGGTGACCCTATCCCCATATCCCTATAGGTCACCCTGTCGCCATATATCTATAGGTGATGCTGTCCCCATATCCCTataggtgatcctgtccctttATCACTATAGGTGACCCTATTCTCATATCCCTGTAGGTGACCCTGTCCCTATATCCCTGTAGGTGACCCTGTCCCCATATCCCTATAGGTGACACTGACCCCtgccccccctctcccccccccagGAGCTGCCCCGTATCCCTATAGGTGACCCTATCCCTATATGGTGACCCTATCCCTATATCCCTATAGGTGACCCTATCCCTATATGGTGACCCTGTCCCTATATCCTTATAGGTGACCCTATCCCTATATGGTGACCCTATCCCTATATCCCTATAGGTGACCCTATCCCTATATGGTGACCCTGTCCCTATATCCCTATAGGTGACCCTATCCCTATATGGTGACCCTATCCCTATATCCCCCTAGGTGACCCTGTCCCCATATCCCTATAGGTGACCCTGTCCCCATATCCCTATAGGTGACACTGACCCCATATCCCTATAGGTGACACTGACCCCCgtccccccctctccccccgcAGGAGCTGCCCCGTGCCCTCCCCGCTGCTGCGCAAGGTGCCCCGGGTGCGCCTGGAGCGCCTGGAGCTGGGCCTGGAGCTGGGAGCGGCGCCGGTCCCGGTTTTCCGGGTGCTGCCCGGAGCCTCCGCCCGGGAATTCAGCCTCATCGTCATCGAGCGCGGGCAGCCCCGCGGCCCCCTCCCGTTGCCGTCAAGGTCCTGGGACCCCCCTTATCCGTGCTTccacatccatcccatccctgtccctgtccccacatccatcccatccctgtccctgtctccacatccatcccatccctgttCCCCCCTTATCCCTGTCTccacatccatcccatccctgtccccacatccatcccatccctgttCCCCCCTTATCCATGCTTccacatccatcccatccctgttCCCCCCTTATCCGTGCTtccacatccatccatccctgttCCCCCCTTATCCCTGTCTccacatccatcccatccctgtccctgtcTCCACATCCATCCCATCCTGTTCCCCCCCTTATACCTGTCCCCACATCCATCCCATCCTTGTCCCCCCTTATCCTTGTCTccacatccatcccatccctgtcccccccTTATCCTTGTCTccacatccatcccatccctgttCCCCCCTTATCGTGCTtccacatccatccatccctgttCCCCCCTTATCCGTGCTTccacatccatcccatccctgtcctCCCCTTATCCCTGTCCccacatccatcccatccctgtcccccccTTATCCCTGTCCccacatccatcccatccctgtccccccTTATCCCTGTCcccacatccatccatccctgttCCCCCCTTATCCCTGTCTCCACATCCATCCCCCTCTATCCTTGTCCCATGTCCATCATCCCTTTGTCCCTGTTCCCTCTTCCATCCCCTTCTTGTCCCTGTTCCCCCCTTATCCCTGTCCccacatccatcccatccctgtccccccTTATCCATGTCTccacatccatcccatccctgtccccccTTATCCCTGTCCccacatccatcccatccctgtcccccccTTATCCCTGTCCCCACATCCATCCCGTCCCTGTTCCCCCCTTGTCCCTATCTCCATGTCCATCACCCCTTTGTCCCTGTCCCCTCATCCATCCCCTTCTTGTCCCTGTCCCACTCTTATCCCTGTCCccacatccatcccatccctctcctctccttgtcCCTGTCTCCACATCCATCTCCCCTTATCCCACATCCATCTCCCCTTATCCCTGTCCCCCCTTATCCTTGTTCCACATCCATTCCCCCCTTGTCCCTATCCCCCCTTATCCCTGTCCCATGCATTCCCCCTTGGCTTTGTGTCCCTGTGTCCATCCCCCCTTTTCcatatccccatcccatcctcatcccataTCCCCCCCCCTTATCCCCATCTCCCacctcaccccccccccatatcccccttACAGGAAGAGCAGCCGGAGGACACGAAACCCCTTCCCAGCCATCCAATGGCCCAGCGGGCACCGGCTCcacctcctcatcctcctcggAGCCGGGATGCATCCCGGGATCCATGCTGGGATCCGTGTCCTGCTGCCGCGTGTGCCGCCGCGCCGGGGCCGTGGTCATGTGCGACCACTGCCAGCGCTGCTTCCACCTCGCCTGCCACCTGCCCGCCCTGCAGGAGGTGCCCAGGTACCAAGCATCCCATGGGATCCAATGGCATCCCATGGGATCCAGTGCCATCCAATGGGATCCAATGGCATCACTGCCCTGCTGCTTCCCCCCTCTTCAGGATCCCTGATCCCTCAGCATCCCCTTTGGCATCATGGAAAGAggagggggggggtgtgtgtgtgtggatctCATCCCTTGGATCCCTGGTTTCCCATGGGATCTACGGATTCCATGTGCCTCTTGAAGGATCCCATGGGATCTCACAGGCCAGCTCCCATCGATCCGCGGTGGGATCCCTGCGGATCCTTATGGAGGAGCCCTGTTGAGGCCAAGCCCTGAGGTGGGGCACCTCCTGCCCTGATCTTCCTGCATCCCTTGTAGCTTCCCTAGGGATCTACCCCCTGCTCTATAGGGATGAACCCCCCCATTGAGATCCCTTGTAGCTTCCCTAGGGATCGACCCCCTTGCTCCATAGGGATTCACACCCCCATTGAGATCCCTTGTAGCTTCCCTAGGGATCGACCCCCTTGCTCCATAGGGATGAACCCCCCCATTGAGATCCCTTGTAGCTTCCCTAGGGATCGACCCCCTTGCTCCATAGGGATGAACCCCCATTGAGATCCCTTGTAGCTTCCCTAGGATCGACCCCCTGCTCCATAGGGATTCACCCCCTCCCATTGAGACCCCTTGTAGCTTCCCTAGGGATCGACCCCCTTGCTCCATAGGGATTCACCCCCTCCCATTGAGACCCCTTGTAGCTTCCCTAGGGATCGACCCCCTGCTCCATAGGGATTCACCCCCTCCCATTGAGACCCCTTGTAGCTTCCCTAGGGATCGACCCCCCTGCTCCATAGGGATTCACACCCCCATTGAGATCCCTTGTAGCTTCCCTAGGGATCAACCCCTTGCTTCATAGGGATGAACCCCCCATTGAGATCCCTTGTAGCTTCCCTAGGGATCTACCCCCTGCTGCATAGGGAGACCCCCCCACATTGAGATCCCTTGTAGCTTCCCTAGGGATCTACCCCCTTGCTCATAGGGATGAACTCCCCATTGAGATCCCTTGTAGCTTCCCTAGGGATCTACCCCCTGCTCCATAGGGATGAACCCCCCCATTGAGATCCCTTGTAGCTTCCCTAGGGATCTACCCCCTGCTCCATAGGGAGAACCACCCCCCTCCATCACAGAGCCCACCCCTCCATCCTGGCCTTCCAGACCCCAATCCATGTGGGAATCCCTCCGATGATCCCaatcctggggggggggggggagggggggatatCAGcaggggggggacgggacaggGACCCCCCCTGATCCTCTCCCCCCTTCTCCCATAGCCCCGAATGGAGGTGTTTGCTCTGCCAGGacctgcccccccccagccaggACCTCACCGAGGGGCCCCCCCACAAGCTCTGCCCCTTGGACCAGCAGGTacatggaggggggggggggggatggagaCCGGGATGAGGGATCCATGGATCCAGTGGAATTCCGGTGGAATCCATGGATCCCtttgacacccccccccccccttttagaAGTGTGAattggtgctgctgcagctcctatGCCATGAGCCCTGCCGGCCCCTCCATCGCCTTTCCAGCTCCACGGTGAGTCCCACGGCTCCGGGCTCCTTAGGGAATCATGGAGGGATCCATTCCATGCTGGGAATTCTCTTCCCATAGGATACCCCCGAGCCCATTGACCTGACGCTCATCCGGGCCCGGCTGCAGGAGAAGCTGAGCCCCCATTACCGCAGCCCCGAGGAGTTCGCCCGGGATATCTGGAAGCTCCTGAGACAATTCAGCTCCCAGAGCGAGGTGGGATCCCGGGATCCAGGGTGGGATATAGGGAAGGATCCATCCTTTTCCTcaccctttcctccccccctaTTCCAGGACAAGGAGCACGTTCAATCCATCCTGGCCCTGCAAAGCTTCGTCGAGTCCCGGCTCAGCGCTGCCTTCGGTGAGGGCAAGTTCTCGGCTGCCCAATTCCTTCTGGAGCCCCTTGTCCCTATGGATGAGGCTCGAGGTTCGCCGGCTCCCCCCGCTCCTGGCGCCCTGGGTCCCTGATGCCTTCCCATGGGAATTGGGTTTATCCCATTGTGGTGTCCGTGTCTGTGTCAGTTGGAGAAATAAAACCGTGGTCGAGCCCCCGTTGTCTCCTGGTGCCTCCCAAATTCCATCCTTCCCA contains:
- the TRIM28 gene encoding LOW QUALITY PROTEIN: transcription intermediary factor 1-beta (The sequence of the model RefSeq protein was modified relative to this genomic sequence to represent the inferred CDS: inserted 4 bases in 3 codons; deleted 4 bases in 2 codons), coding for MGAPPPPRRYQFLEEAVRSQRKLLLGLLKRLGDKQAALQRAARDVRAFMRRVAEVQKRVQVEVKVAILQIMKELNKRGRVLVSDAQRVTEGQQEKLEQQHWAMTKLQQQQEHILRFTSWALERDNSAALLLCRRLICLQLQGALKAMVEPVEPQGDMKFQWDPSAWTGAPRATGTIVSERSLPPPSSLSPHSPGASQGAPQATVVSKGQPSPIAQGSPAPPMGLRRGWGAPPTXQGPLGGQGLGCPNLSPPHLYPEMAESGGDTELGDQWPPEAAGTRRKRSCPVPSPLLRKVPRVRLERLELGLELGAAPVPVFRVLPGASAREFSLIVIERGQPRPPPVAVKEEQPEDTKPLPSHPMAQRAPAPXSSSSSEPGCIPGSMLGSVSCCRVCRRAGAVVMCDHCQRCFHLACHLPALQEVPSPEWRCLLCQDLPPPSQDLTEGPPHKLCPLDQQKCELVLLQLLCHEPCRPLHRLSSSTDTPEPIDLTLIRARLQEKLSPHYRSPEEFARDIWKLLRQFSSQSEDKEHVQSILALQSFVESRLSAAFGEGKFSAAQFLLEPLVPMDEARGSPAPPXSWRPGSLMPSHGNWVYPIVVSVSVSVGEIKPWSSPRCLLVPPKFHPSQGWNGSYWA